One Polaribacter reichenbachii genomic window, GATTTAACTATTGCAAACACTTTTATTTGTCCTGCAACTTATAATATTGTAGAAGCTTTAAAACAGCGTTTGCCTTATGAATATAATGAGAAAAAGAGAAGAAAATAGTTTGTAAAATGTTTTAATAAGTTAGCAATGTCTGATAAAATTAAAGAGTTAGAAAGAGAAAATTTAATCTTAAAAGAACGTTTAGCAACACTTGAAAATTCAACACCATCAAAAAAGAAAAGATGGCAATTTTTTATAAAGTTTACAGCTACTTTTATCGCTGGGAAAAAATTGAAAACGAGTATTTATAACTCTATACAAGAATTTAACGAGCAAAAAAGAATTTCTCTACAAACTACATCAGATTTAATTGCGAGTATTGTTAAAAGACTAACTAGAATAGGAGTAGTAGCGTTACTTTTTGCATTGTTGCCAACAACTTTAATGATTTACCAAAATAGCTTATTAAAAAAGCAAAACAAAAAAATTCAAGAGCAAACACATTTGGCAGAAGCTTCTAGAAGATCTGCCCAGATGTTTATTATGGGTGATATTTTAAGTGATATTAATACTGAACTCGAAACTAAAAAAGACAAAAAATTATCAAAAACTTTAGTGAGTAGAATTGTTGGTTTAAGTAGAGCAATGAAACCTTATAGATATTTGGTAGATGATAAATTAATTGAAAAATCCATTAGCCCAGAAAGAGGTCAGTTATTAATTACGTTGTTTAAAAGTGACTTAAATCCTGCTTTTTTTGAAGATCAAATATTACAAGAAAGTGATTTTACGCAAGCTGAATTAAAAGGAGCAAACTTGTATAAAGTTATTTTAAGAGCTATTAATTTAAAAAACGCTGATTTATCTGATGCAACTCTAGTAAATATTGATGCAAGAAGAGCAATTTTTGAAAATGCCAACTTAAAAAATGCAGATTTAGGTTATGCAAACCTAAGTGATGCTGTTTTAAGAAATGCAAATCTAACGAAAGCTATTTTATTAAAAACAAAATTAACCAAAGCCGATTTTACAAATGCAATTCTTGATAGTGCTGTAGTCGATAATTTAAATTGGATAAACTATATTAAAGACGACTTACATTTAAAAGGAGCTGAACAGCTTTATAAAAACTACAAAGTAGATAGCGTTTATTCTAAGGTTTTTGATAAAAAAGTGCCAACAGTTTTGAGGAGGTAAGTTTTATTGTAAGTTGATAAATTCCGTTCTAATTTTTTTAGGGTATTTAATCTTAATCTGAAAAACCTTTTCTTTCAAAGAAATGTATTCTTCTATACTCATTTCAGAATTAATTTGAATTAAATAGTTAGTAATTGTTTTAATATCAGATAATTTTTCAAAATCATTTTTGGAGTTTATTATGATGATTTTTGGATTATAATTTTGAATATATTTTTTTCTAGATAATTCATCAGAATATACTGGTTCAATTTTTTCTTTTAAAAATAAATTGATTTGACTTCTCCAAATTTCAAAATCATCTAAAAATCCATTATAATTGTTTTCTTTAAAGTTATGTCCAGTTAAAAGAAAAGCTTTCTTTATGTTAACTGTTGATAGTTTAACGTAACATTTTAAAATATCTTTTAGCTTAATTTTTTCGCCTATATAAATTACAACAACTTCATTAGGTTTATGTCTTTGAAATGCAAATCTTGGAATTAATTCAAAATCGTTCGTCTCTTTATCATTTAACTTTAATTTTAGAGAATCTTTAGAATCTTTAAATAAATGAAAACCACAATTATATTTTGATAGAGAATCTGATGAAATTATATTTTTTGTATAAATGTTTGCTAATTGGTAATCAATAAATTTAGAATCGTAAGAAAAACCATCTAAAAAAAAATATTCATTTGAATCAATTGTAATTGTTGAGTCTTTTGAACTGAAATTAAATTCATAATTAAGAGTGTCTTTTTTAAAATAATAAAATATTTTGCTTCTTGTAATTTTGAATTTTCCCAATGTAGTATAAGTAAACATATCTTCAAAAAAAACGGAATCATTTCTGAAAGTTATATAAGGTAGATTTGAAATGCTTTGATCTTTATCGAGAATAAACCAAGTTCCTTTAAACTCATTAGGATTGAATTTTTCTTTACAAGAAATTAACATAATAATGAAAGTGGAAAATAAAATGAACTTCTTCATAGAGAATAATTTCTAATCATATATCAAATATTGTTCCCTAATTAATTTAAAACCTTCCAAATCTTTTTTCCAAGTTTCTTGAATTTCTTTAGCAGATAATCCTTCTTCTATTTGTTGTTGTAATTTTGTGTTTCCTGCGTGAATGGTAAAAGTATTGCCAAAAAATTTTTCGGTTTTAGGTGTTTTTTGATAAGCATCAATTAGCCATTCTAAATTTATGGAACTTAGTTTTTTAGCATTACTTAAATCTACACCATAACATAATTTACCTTTTTCTTTCGGATATTTTGCTCCAAAGTTAGCTTTAGGAGTATAGTTAAAATCACTTTTTGGAAAAAATGATGCTCCATATCTCTGAAACTGAAACTCTGTTCCTCTACCAGCATTTATAATTGTGCCTTCAAAAAAACCTAAACTTGGGTAGAGGTTTATAGATTTATCATTAGGTAAATTAGGTGAAGGTCTAATAGCTAAACTATATTCGGAATTATGAGTATAATTTTTTAAAGGAATCACTTTTAAATCACATTGAATTCCGTTTTTTAACCATTTTTCGCCATTTATCATTTGTCCATATTCGCCAATTGTCATTCCATAAACTACAGGTACAGGATGTTTACCAACAAAACTAGAATGTTCCATTTCTAAAACAGGACCATCAACATACTGTCCATTTGGGTTGGGTCTGTCTAAAACAATTACAGGAATTCCGGCTTCAGCACAAGCTTCCATAACATAATGTAAAGTAGAAATATACGTGTAAAAACGAGCACCCACATCTTGAATATCAAAAACAACAATATCAATACCACTTAATTGTTGTTGACTCGGTTTTTTACTTTTTCCATGTAAAGAAAGTATTGGTAAACCTGTTTTGTTATCAATTCCGTCTTTTATATGTTCTGCAGCATCTGCTTTGCCACGAAAACCATGTTCAGGAGCAAATACTTTTTTTACATTAATATTATTGTAACTGAATAAATAATCTACTAAATGATGCGTAACTTTTTTAGAACCCATAATATCTGGGGCAACTTCTGTTCTTTGTAAAACAGATAAAACAGAGGTTTGATTGGCAACAATAGCCACATTTTTTCCTTTTAAAAGATCGAGATATAGCCCAGTGTTTTCTGCTCCTGTTTTAATTTCTAATTGTTGTTTTGATTCGGTTTTAATTGCTAATTCAGAATTTTGAACACGTTTAGCGCAAGAAATCAGCTGAAAATTCATCAACAAAAACAAAAATAAATAGGTACTTTTACGAAGTATAAAAAGAATCATCAGTTTGAATTACGAGTTATTTATTGCAAAACGCATTATTGCTGGCAAAAAGTATAAAAATAGTATATCATCACCAATAATAAAAATTGCAATTACAGCAATTGCATTGGGTATAATTATTATGTTGATTGCTGTTGCAACTGGTTTGGGCTTGCAATATAAAATTCGTGATAAAATGGCCGGTTTTAAAGGTCATATTCAAATCGTAAATTACGATAACAATAATTCTGAAGTTTCTACAACTCCTGTTAAAAAAGATGAAGAATTTTATCCAAAGTTTAAAAACATTTCGGGTATAAAAAATATTCAAGTATTTGCCAATAAAGGCGGTATTTTAAGAACTAAAACCGATTTTGAAGGCATTATTTTTAAAGGAGTTTCTACAGATTACGATTGGTCTTTTTTTAAAGAATATTTGGTAGAAGGTGTTGTGCCTAATTTTAATAAGTCAAGAACTAGAGAAGTTTTATTATCAGAAACTGTTGCAAATCGTTTACAATTAAAATTGAACGATACTATTTTAGCTACTTTTTTAAAAACATCAACCAGTAAATTACCAAGTAATAAAAAATATATTATTTCTGGAATTTATAATTCTGGCTTTGCACAATTTGATAAAAGTGTAATGATTGGTGATATTAGAGAGGTGCAAAAAATAAACAAATGGACAGAAAATGAAGTTGGTGGTTTTGAAGTTTTAATTGATGATTTTAATACTATTGATGCAATTGGTGAAGAAATTTACAGAGAAATAGGAGTAACTTTAAATAAGAAAACCATTGTAGAAACTTATCAAAATGTATTTGAATGGATTAAACTTTTTGATAATAATGTTTGGTTTATCATTGCAATTATGATTGTAATTGCAGGTATAAATATGATAACAGCCTTGTTAGTTTTAATTCTAGAACGTGTACAAATGATTGGTATTCTTAAAGCATTAGGTAGTTACGATACTAGTATTAGAAAAATATTTTTATACAATGCATCTTATTTAATTTTAAAAGGACTTTTTTGGGGTAATATTATTGGGTTGTCTATTATTTTTATTCAACATTATTTTAAGGTAATTACACTTAATCCTGAAACATACTATGTAACAACAATGCCAGTTTATATTTCTTTTTCTGCAATTATTTTGCTAAATATTGGTACGTTACTTTTGTGTTTTTTAATGTTGATAATTCCTTCTTTTATCATAACTAAAATTCAACCTTCAAAATCTATTAAATTTGCTTAATTCATAATTTAGGCAAATTTTAAGTTTTAATTTTAAAGAATTAATGTTAATCTCATCTTAAGGATACATAATTCATAAATATTTATTTTAATTTCGCTTTTAGAATTTTATCAAATGAAATACGCCAAAAATATATTAGAAACCATTGGTAATACACCTTTGGTTCAGTTAAATTCAGTTACAAAAGAAATAGATGCTTTGGTTTTAGCTAAAGTAGAAACCTTTAATCCTGGTAATTCTGTAAAAGACAGAATGGCCTTAAAAATGATTGAAGATGCAGAAGCTGATGGACGCTTAAAACCAGGAGGAACAATTATTGAAGGGACTTCTGGAAATACAGGAATGGGTTTAGCGCTAGCTGCAATTGTAAAAGGGTACAAGTGTATTTTTGTAATTTCTGATAAACAATCTAAAGAAAAAATGGATATTTTGCGTGCAGTTGGTGCAGAAGTAATTGTATGTCCAACAAATGTAGAGCCAGAAGACCCACGTTCTTATTACTCAGTTTCTAAACGTTTAGGA contains:
- a CDS encoding pentapeptide repeat-containing protein, whose product is MSDKIKELERENLILKERLATLENSTPSKKKRWQFFIKFTATFIAGKKLKTSIYNSIQEFNEQKRISLQTTSDLIASIVKRLTRIGVVALLFALLPTTLMIYQNSLLKKQNKKIQEQTHLAEASRRSAQMFIMGDILSDINTELETKKDKKLSKTLVSRIVGLSRAMKPYRYLVDDKLIEKSISPERGQLLITLFKSDLNPAFFEDQILQESDFTQAELKGANLYKVILRAINLKNADLSDATLVNIDARRAIFENANLKNADLGYANLSDAVLRNANLTKAILLKTKLTKADFTNAILDSAVVDNLNWINYIKDDLHLKGAEQLYKNYKVDSVYSKVFDKKVPTVLRR
- a CDS encoding exo-beta-N-acetylmuramidase NamZ domain-containing protein — translated: MILFILRKSTYLFLFLLMNFQLISCAKRVQNSELAIKTESKQQLEIKTGAENTGLYLDLLKGKNVAIVANQTSVLSVLQRTEVAPDIMGSKKVTHHLVDYLFSYNNINVKKVFAPEHGFRGKADAAEHIKDGIDNKTGLPILSLHGKSKKPSQQQLSGIDIVVFDIQDVGARFYTYISTLHYVMEACAEAGIPVIVLDRPNPNGQYVDGPVLEMEHSSFVGKHPVPVVYGMTIGEYGQMINGEKWLKNGIQCDLKVIPLKNYTHNSEYSLAIRPSPNLPNDKSINLYPSLGFFEGTIINAGRGTEFQFQRYGASFFPKSDFNYTPKANFGAKYPKEKGKLCYGVDLSNAKKLSSINLEWLIDAYQKTPKTEKFFGNTFTIHAGNTKLQQQIEEGLSAKEIQETWKKDLEGFKLIREQYLIYD
- a CDS encoding ABC transporter permease gives rise to the protein MNYELFIAKRIIAGKKYKNSISSPIIKIAITAIALGIIIMLIAVATGLGLQYKIRDKMAGFKGHIQIVNYDNNNSEVSTTPVKKDEEFYPKFKNISGIKNIQVFANKGGILRTKTDFEGIIFKGVSTDYDWSFFKEYLVEGVVPNFNKSRTREVLLSETVANRLQLKLNDTILATFLKTSTSKLPSNKKYIISGIYNSGFAQFDKSVMIGDIREVQKINKWTENEVGGFEVLIDDFNTIDAIGEEIYREIGVTLNKKTIVETYQNVFEWIKLFDNNVWFIIAIMIVIAGINMITALLVLILERVQMIGILKALGSYDTSIRKIFLYNASYLILKGLFWGNIIGLSIIFIQHYFKVITLNPETYYVTTMPVYISFSAIILLNIGTLLLCFLMLIIPSFIITKIQPSKSIKFA